A single Micromonospora luteifusca DNA region contains:
- a CDS encoding MmcQ/YjbR family DNA-binding protein codes for MADADDVRRVALALPHTAEIASDGFDFRVADKGFVWSYPERVPGKPRVIRLDVAVLFVGDEAEKQALLLGEPDLFFTAPGYDGLPLVLLRLAAVDVERLSELVTDAWRMRAPEALLSDLDGSDGSVIATSAGAGT; via the coding sequence GTGGCTGACGCGGACGACGTACGCCGTGTGGCGCTGGCCCTGCCGCACACGGCGGAGATCGCCAGTGACGGCTTCGACTTCCGGGTGGCCGACAAGGGCTTCGTCTGGTCCTATCCGGAACGCGTCCCGGGCAAGCCTCGGGTGATCCGACTCGACGTCGCGGTGCTGTTCGTCGGCGACGAGGCCGAGAAGCAGGCTCTCCTGCTCGGCGAGCCCGATCTGTTCTTCACCGCGCCCGGCTACGACGGCCTGCCCCTGGTGCTGCTACGCCTGGCGGCGGTCGACGTCGAGCGCCTGAGCGAACTGGTGACCGACGCGTGGCGGATGCGCGCGCCCGAGGCGCTCCTGAGCGACCTCGACGGCTCCGACGGGTCGGTCATCGCGACGAGCGCGGGCGCCGGCACATAG
- a CDS encoding DUF1223 domain-containing protein, whose amino-acid sequence MTDRSTDGGIAVVEMFTSQGCSSCPPAEEVLAEIEHDARERGRPVFALGFHVDYWDDLGWPDRFADAAYTARQEAYARAFGTGRLYTPQMVVNGTVEFVGSDRRRAAGAIESALTSATTTPLALSVSDADGGHRVVVDYQAGQPPGRTVLNVAVVERGLVSEVARGENAGRTLRQDNVVRAFTSMSLNTGRGRVELAVPPDLDPGSATVVGYVQENGEESIVGATAVDLSTA is encoded by the coding sequence ATGACAGACCGGTCGACGGACGGCGGCATCGCCGTCGTGGAGATGTTCACCTCCCAGGGCTGTTCGAGCTGCCCGCCCGCCGAGGAGGTGCTGGCCGAGATCGAGCACGACGCCCGGGAGCGGGGGCGGCCCGTCTTCGCCCTCGGCTTCCACGTCGACTACTGGGACGACCTGGGCTGGCCCGACCGGTTCGCGGACGCGGCGTACACCGCACGGCAGGAGGCGTACGCCCGCGCCTTCGGCACCGGACGCCTGTACACACCGCAGATGGTCGTCAACGGCACCGTCGAGTTCGTCGGATCCGATCGCCGACGGGCAGCGGGTGCGATCGAGTCGGCCCTGACGTCGGCCACGACCACGCCTCTCGCGCTCTCCGTCTCCGATGCCGACGGCGGGCACCGGGTGGTGGTGGACTACCAGGCCGGGCAGCCGCCGGGGCGCACGGTGTTGAACGTGGCGGTGGTGGAACGCGGGCTGGTCAGCGAGGTCGCCCGAGGCGAGAACGCCGGGCGGACGCTGCGGCAGGACAACGTCGTACGCGCCTTCACGTCGATGAGCCTGAACACCGGGCGGGGACGGGTGGAGCTGGCGGTGCCGCCGGATCTCGATCCGGGCAGTGCCACGGTCGTCGGCTATGTGCAGGAGAACGGCGAGGAGTCCATCGTCGGCGCCACGGCCGTCGACCTGTCCACCGCGTAA
- a CDS encoding GNAT family N-acetyltransferase gives MTDVPERERFEARDEAGVVAGVVTYQLTGTIIAYTHTEVDPAFEGRGVGSTLARAVMDDARARKRTVVPICPFLAKWLVKHPEYEGIVIRSTRKVK, from the coding sequence GTGACAGACGTGCCAGAGCGGGAGCGATTCGAGGCGCGCGACGAGGCGGGTGTGGTCGCCGGGGTCGTCACCTACCAGCTGACCGGCACCATCATCGCCTACACCCACACCGAGGTCGATCCGGCGTTCGAGGGCAGAGGCGTCGGGTCGACGCTGGCCCGCGCGGTGATGGACGACGCCCGGGCCAGGAAGCGGACCGTGGTGCCCATCTGCCCATTCCTCGCCAAGTGGCTGGTCAAGCACCCGGAGTACGAGGGAATCGTGATCCGCTCGACTCGCAAGGTCAAGTAG